A part of Vibrio sp. B1FLJ16 genomic DNA contains:
- a CDS encoding CG2 omega domain protein, producing MKKLLLLAAVVLPLSSAYADITVKGDGFELSKDCVRLSGDNVSIKSDDCSSKNWNDKDSKGNSSVHGDNNPGKGHGKDKKDKKK from the coding sequence ATGAAAAAACTACTATTACTTGCTGCAGTTGTACTTCCATTATCATCTGCTTATGCGGATATCACAGTAAAAGGTGATGGTTTTGAACTGAGTAAAGACTGCGTTCGTTTAAGTGGTGACAATGTTTCAATCAAGTCAGATGACTGTTCTTCTAAGAACTGGAACGATAAGGACAGTAAAGGCAACAGCAGCGTCCACGGTGACAACAACCCCGGCAAAGGCCACGGTAAAGATAAAAAAGACAAGAAGAAATAA
- the fadJ gene encoding fatty acid oxidation complex subunit alpha FadJ — protein sequence MSEQKAFSLKVDEQNIAWLAIDVPNEKMNTLQAAFVEDMKEIFTQLKDTSGVKGMVIHSLKPDNFVAGADVRMLDACTTAGEAEALAKQGQELFQQLSDLPYPIVAAIHGPCLGGGLELALACDYRVCTESDITRLGLPEVQLGLLPGSGGTQRLPRLIGLLPSLDLILTGKQLRAKKAKKLGVVDACVPETILLDVAQQFIDKGKPKGKKKQSTKEKLMSGSGLGRKFVFEQAAKKTNEKTRGNYPATVAILEVIQHGLEKGLAKGQELEAKRFGELVMSSESKALRSIFFATTEMKKEHGTDAKPAKVNKVGVLGGGLMGAGISHVSVAKAKVPVRIKDVSNDGVLNALNYNYKLFDKQRKRRIISNADLQAKMMQLSGGVDFTTFNHIDVVIEAVFEDLDLKQQMVADIEANAKPETIFATNTSSLPIHKIAEKADRPENIVGLHYFSPVEKMPLVEVIPHETTSDETISTVVALAKKQGKTPIVVKDKAGFYVNRILAPYMNESAHILLANEPIEKIDGALLDFGFPVGPITLLDEVGVDIGAKIMPILVNELGERFKGPDVFDTLLNDGRKGRKSGKGFYTYKGKKKEVDKSVYKLLKLNPEAKLSDDDIALRCVLPMLNEAVRCLDDGIIRSPRDGDIGAIFGIGFPPFLGGPFRYMDQYGLKELVEKMNEFASKYGDRYAPCDGLLTRAGEGRTFY from the coding sequence ATGAGCGAGCAAAAAGCATTTAGTCTGAAGGTTGATGAGCAGAACATTGCCTGGTTAGCAATTGATGTACCTAATGAAAAAATGAACACGCTTCAGGCAGCTTTTGTTGAAGATATGAAAGAGATCTTCACTCAGCTGAAAGATACGAGTGGCGTGAAAGGGATGGTCATTCATTCTCTCAAGCCAGATAACTTTGTTGCAGGTGCCGATGTGCGCATGCTTGACGCATGTACCACAGCTGGTGAAGCAGAAGCACTGGCGAAACAAGGCCAGGAGCTTTTCCAGCAGTTATCAGATTTACCTTATCCGATTGTCGCAGCCATTCACGGCCCTTGTTTGGGTGGCGGCTTAGAGCTTGCTCTGGCGTGTGATTACCGTGTTTGTACAGAATCTGATATCACCCGCTTAGGACTACCTGAGGTGCAGTTAGGTCTGTTGCCAGGTTCTGGTGGTACTCAGCGTCTTCCTCGCTTAATTGGGCTGTTACCTTCACTTGATCTAATCCTGACAGGTAAGCAGCTCCGCGCCAAAAAAGCCAAGAAACTTGGTGTCGTGGATGCTTGTGTCCCTGAAACCATTTTGCTTGATGTGGCTCAGCAGTTTATCGATAAAGGTAAACCTAAGGGCAAGAAAAAACAGTCTACGAAAGAGAAGCTGATGTCAGGCAGCGGCTTAGGACGCAAGTTTGTCTTTGAGCAGGCTGCAAAGAAAACCAATGAAAAGACACGTGGTAATTACCCGGCAACTGTAGCGATTCTGGAAGTCATCCAGCACGGTTTAGAAAAGGGACTAGCTAAAGGGCAGGAACTGGAAGCGAAGCGCTTCGGTGAACTGGTGATGAGCTCGGAATCGAAAGCATTGCGTTCTATCTTCTTCGCAACAACAGAGATGAAGAAAGAGCACGGCACTGATGCCAAGCCTGCCAAAGTGAATAAAGTCGGTGTACTGGGTGGCGGCTTGATGGGCGCTGGCATCAGCCATGTTTCAGTTGCGAAAGCCAAAGTGCCGGTTCGTATTAAAGATGTAAGTAATGACGGTGTTTTGAATGCACTGAACTACAACTACAAGTTGTTTGATAAGCAACGTAAGCGTCGCATTATCTCCAACGCTGATCTTCAAGCGAAAATGATGCAACTATCCGGCGGTGTCGACTTTACCACTTTCAATCATATAGATGTGGTCATTGAAGCGGTATTTGAAGATCTCGACTTAAAACAGCAGATGGTTGCGGATATTGAAGCTAACGCAAAGCCAGAAACCATTTTTGCTACTAACACGTCGTCGCTGCCAATTCATAAGATTGCGGAGAAAGCAGATCGTCCGGAAAACATCGTCGGTCTGCACTACTTCAGCCCGGTAGAGAAAATGCCGCTGGTGGAAGTTATCCCGCATGAAACCACATCAGATGAAACAATCTCAACGGTTGTCGCATTAGCCAAGAAACAGGGTAAAACGCCAATTGTGGTGAAGGATAAAGCGGGTTTCTACGTAAACCGCATTCTTGCTCCTTACATGAATGAATCTGCACATATATTGCTGGCAAATGAGCCGATCGAGAAGATAGATGGAGCATTACTCGACTTTGGTTTCCCTGTAGGACCAATCACACTGCTTGATGAAGTGGGTGTCGATATTGGCGCGAAGATCATGCCTATTCTGGTTAACGAGTTGGGTGAGCGATTTAAAGGCCCGGACGTATTCGATACTTTGCTAAATGACGGTCGAAAAGGCCGTAAGAGTGGCAAAGGCTTCTATACCTACAAAGGTAAGAAGAAAGAAGTCGATAAATCGGTTTACAAGTTGCTCAAGCTTAACCCGGAAGCTAAGCTCAGCGATGACGATATTGCATTGCGTTGTGTACTGCCAATGCTGAACGAGGCGGTACGCTGTTTAGATGACGGTATTATTCGTTCGCCACGTGATGGTGACATTGGTGCGATTTTCGGTATCGGTTTCCCGCCGTTCCTCGGAGGGCCATTCCGTTACATGGATCAGTATGGCTTGAAAGAGCTGGTCGAGAAAATGAACGAGTTCGCTTCGAAATACGGTGACCGTTATGCTCCGTGTGATGGTTTGCTGACTCGCGCGGGAGAAGGGCGTACTTTCTACTAA
- the fadI gene encoding acetyl-CoA C-acyltransferase FadI yields MGKQEVKTRHGERVAIVAGLRTPFARQCTEFNQVPAVDLGKMVVSEMLARTDLDPKLVEQVVFGQVIQMPEAPNIAREIVLGTGMSVHTDAYSVTRACATSFQAAVNVTESIMSGAIDVGIAGGADSSSVLPVGVSKKLAANLLALSKTKTLGQKLNVLKNISLKDLVPVPPAVAEYSTGLSMGQTAEQMAKSHGISRAEQDALAHRSHTLASQAWKEGKIQGEVMTAFPEPYKKWISEDNNVRHDSTLEGYAKLRPAFDRQYGSVTAANSTPLTDGGAAVMLMREGKAKELGMEILGYIRGYAFSAIGVQNDMLMGPSYATAKVLENTGLELSDLTLIDMHEAFAAQALANVKMFASDKFAQENLGRSKAIGEIDMDKFNVLGGSIAYGHPFAATGARMMTQTLRELKRRGGGIALNTACAAGGLGAAMILEVE; encoded by the coding sequence ATGGGCAAGCAGGAAGTAAAAACGCGTCATGGTGAACGCGTTGCTATTGTCGCGGGGCTTCGAACTCCCTTCGCTCGTCAATGCACTGAATTTAATCAGGTGCCAGCGGTCGATTTAGGGAAAATGGTGGTAAGCGAAATGCTTGCTCGTACTGATCTTGATCCGAAGTTAGTCGAACAAGTGGTATTTGGACAAGTTATACAAATGCCAGAAGCGCCAAATATTGCGCGTGAAATCGTATTGGGGACAGGGATGAGTGTCCATACAGATGCCTACAGTGTTACTCGTGCGTGTGCCACCAGTTTTCAGGCTGCAGTTAATGTTACAGAAAGCATTATGTCTGGTGCGATTGATGTTGGTATCGCAGGGGGGGCAGATTCATCTTCAGTGCTCCCTGTTGGGGTTTCTAAAAAACTAGCCGCTAACCTTCTGGCGCTAAGCAAAACGAAAACGCTAGGTCAAAAGCTCAACGTACTTAAAAACATCAGCCTTAAAGATTTAGTGCCAGTACCTCCGGCGGTTGCTGAGTATTCGACCGGTCTGTCAATGGGACAGACGGCTGAGCAGATGGCGAAAAGCCACGGCATTTCTCGTGCTGAGCAAGATGCCCTTGCACATCGCTCTCACACACTGGCGTCCCAAGCTTGGAAAGAGGGTAAGATCCAGGGTGAAGTCATGACTGCTTTCCCGGAACCTTATAAAAAGTGGATCTCAGAAGACAATAACGTACGTCATGACTCAACATTAGAGGGATACGCTAAGCTTCGTCCGGCATTTGACCGCCAGTACGGCAGTGTAACGGCAGCAAACAGTACGCCACTGACTGATGGTGGCGCTGCGGTAATGCTAATGCGTGAAGGCAAAGCGAAAGAGCTCGGTATGGAGATTCTGGGTTATATCCGCGGTTACGCTTTCTCTGCAATCGGCGTGCAAAACGATATGTTGATGGGGCCTTCTTACGCGACTGCTAAGGTACTGGAAAATACCGGCCTTGAATTGTCGGATCTTACACTTATTGATATGCACGAAGCGTTTGCAGCACAGGCTTTGGCTAATGTGAAAATGTTTGCCTCTGACAAGTTTGCTCAAGAAAATCTCGGCCGTTCAAAAGCCATAGGTGAAATCGATATGGATAAGTTCAACGTACTGGGCGGTTCGATTGCTTATGGCCATCCGTTTGCAGCAACAGGTGCACGTATGATGACTCAGACGCTGCGTGAACTGAAACGTCGGGGTGGTGGTATTGCATTGAACACAGCTTGTGCGGCGGGTGGTCTTGGCGCGGCAATGATTCTGGAGGTTGAGTAA
- a CDS encoding sigma-70 family RNA polymerase sigma factor, whose amino-acid sequence MEALAAMIKMFGKKNSNSPVNSDMDKQRKYESLVRGYHRDLYRYAYWLTKDKAIAEDLVQETFLRAWKSLDSLQDEKAAKSWLITILRRENARRFERKQFELVDIDDYGNDAKVSDDSHHQQQWLQTQIMKLDVEYREPLFLQVVAGFSGEEIGDILELNKNTVMTRLFRARNQLKEMLDSQDTQRGHKNG is encoded by the coding sequence ATGGAGGCTCTTGCAGCCATGATTAAAATGTTTGGAAAGAAAAATTCCAACAGTCCGGTCAACTCTGATATGGACAAACAAAGAAAATACGAATCGCTCGTTCGGGGCTATCATCGTGATTTATATCGCTATGCTTACTGGCTGACTAAAGACAAAGCCATAGCAGAAGATTTGGTTCAGGAGACCTTTCTCCGCGCCTGGAAATCACTTGATAGCTTACAGGATGAAAAAGCAGCCAAATCTTGGCTTATCACAATATTAAGACGAGAAAACGCTCGCCGATTCGAACGCAAACAATTTGAATTAGTTGATATCGATGATTATGGCAACGATGCGAAGGTCAGCGACGATTCCCATCATCAGCAACAGTGGCTCCAGACACAAATCATGAAACTTGATGTGGAATATCGCGAACCGTTATTTCTGCAAGTTGTAGCTGGTTTCAGCGGAGAGGAAATCGGTGACATACTTGAACTAAACAAAAACACGGTTATGACACGCCTCTTCAGGGCTCGTAATCAATTAAAAGAGATGTTGGATTCTCAAGATACTCAAAGAGGACACAAAAATGGATGA
- a CDS encoding DUF3379 domain-containing protein produces MDDLEFRRRILSDPKHKDEEILQALADSRSTNKSANQKFIEDVLELDEKIKQAMNVDVPEDLPDKILFNQTSSALEDKVVKQTFARKAMALAASVAFTAGLLVGQINWGNIFVTPAQATLADTAIKHVQHEEPFVRHLDEDVPSGFINAKLSPLQFQFKKNFPYHVYYLNHCGFGESNAVHMVFQGSKGKVTMFITGIPSEKTIDFNKDGLSGIVQPINAASMILVGQQGEDMQALASELTPLIQPM; encoded by the coding sequence ATGGATGATTTAGAATTTCGTCGTCGTATTTTGTCGGATCCAAAGCATAAGGATGAAGAAATACTGCAAGCTCTGGCAGACAGTAGATCTACCAATAAGAGTGCCAACCAGAAGTTTATTGAAGACGTTCTAGAGCTTGATGAAAAAATCAAACAAGCGATGAATGTCGATGTTCCTGAAGATCTTCCCGACAAAATCCTGTTCAACCAGACCTCAAGCGCGCTTGAAGATAAAGTTGTAAAACAGACCTTTGCCAGAAAAGCAATGGCACTCGCCGCATCAGTGGCATTCACTGCGGGTCTGCTCGTCGGTCAAATTAACTGGGGCAATATCTTTGTCACGCCAGCACAAGCAACATTAGCAGACACGGCAATTAAACATGTACAGCATGAAGAACCATTTGTCCGCCACTTGGACGAAGACGTTCCAAGCGGATTCATTAACGCAAAACTGTCTCCGCTGCAGTTTCAGTTTAAGAAAAACTTTCCGTACCACGTTTATTACTTAAATCACTGCGGATTCGGAGAGTCTAATGCCGTACATATGGTTTTTCAGGGTTCGAAAGGTAAAGTAACGATGTTTATCACTGGCATACCAAGTGAAAAAACCATCGACTTCAACAAAGACGGGTTGAGTGGAATTGTCCAGCCAATTAATGCAGCGAGCATGATATTGGTTGGTCAACAAGGTGAAGACATGCAAGCGCTAGCAAGCGAACTCACACCGCTCATCCAACCAATGTAA
- a CDS encoding outer membrane protein transport protein, with product MTHNKRLFKKTLLAVTVAFASGQTMAAGFQLNAQSATGLGRAFAGDAVIADNASVMARNPAAMALFDKMELSLGFESITSLIEVKNATYQNNLPAFMGGQPIITNVPDADDVGGTSIAPNIHLIVPVNSKFAWGVNAYTNFGTKTEFSDSYIAAEYGGLTDVKSFNFGLAGSYRLNEQWSFGAGLDLVYGQGTMKRVAGNGFPSAPVVLPTGDIIPPAGTTLLDVDKADGWAVGFNLGTVYELDENNRFGFAYHYSPEFEAEDDKGQKITLPLPDIAEFSGYHKIEDTKFAVHYSVQYIGWKDFDQIDFRNLDAASSPVGGTTGSYDKKYEWQDGWHYAIGGTYYLNNDWTLRAGYMYDTSAQDSLTSISVPDSDRQWLSTGFTYHIDSKSNVDFGFTYLMGDETKVEESIAATSITATTKADAVLVGLQYSRSF from the coding sequence ATGACTCATAATAAGCGTCTGTTCAAAAAGACTCTCTTAGCAGTAACGGTAGCTTTTGCCTCAGGTCAAACTATGGCAGCTGGTTTCCAACTCAATGCCCAATCAGCAACCGGCCTTGGCCGCGCGTTTGCTGGTGATGCAGTAATTGCAGACAACGCATCTGTAATGGCACGTAACCCAGCAGCGATGGCTCTGTTTGACAAAATGGAACTGTCTTTAGGTTTCGAAAGCATTACTTCACTGATCGAAGTGAAAAATGCCACATACCAAAACAACCTACCAGCGTTCATGGGTGGCCAACCAATCATTACTAACGTTCCTGATGCAGATGACGTTGGTGGTACCTCTATTGCGCCAAACATTCACCTGATTGTTCCGGTCAACAGCAAATTCGCTTGGGGTGTCAATGCGTACACCAACTTCGGCACAAAAACTGAATTTTCAGATAGCTACATCGCAGCTGAATACGGTGGCCTAACAGACGTAAAAAGCTTTAACTTTGGTTTAGCAGGTTCTTACCGTCTGAACGAACAATGGAGCTTTGGCGCAGGTCTAGATCTGGTCTATGGCCAAGGCACTATGAAGCGAGTAGCTGGTAACGGATTCCCATCAGCACCTGTAGTCCTACCGACTGGCGACATTATTCCACCAGCGGGAACTACGCTTCTTGACGTAGATAAAGCTGACGGCTGGGCAGTTGGTTTCAACCTTGGTACCGTTTACGAGCTAGACGAAAATAACCGTTTTGGTTTCGCCTACCACTACAGCCCAGAATTTGAAGCAGAAGACGATAAAGGTCAGAAGATCACATTGCCTCTGCCTGACATCGCTGAGTTCTCTGGTTACCATAAAATCGAAGATACTAAGTTCGCGGTGCACTACAGCGTGCAGTACATTGGCTGGAAAGATTTCGACCAAATCGATTTTCGCAACCTAGACGCTGCATCTTCACCTGTTGGTGGCACAACTGGTTCTTATGATAAAAAGTACGAATGGCAAGATGGCTGGCACTACGCGATTGGTGGTACTTACTACCTGAACAATGACTGGACACTTCGCGCAGGCTACATGTACGACACAAGTGCACAAGACAGCTTAACATCAATTTCTGTACCAGATTCAGATCGCCAGTGGCTATCAACGGGCTTCACGTACCACATCGACAGCAAGTCTAACGTTGATTTCGGCTTCACTTATTTGATGGGCGATGAGACTAAAGTTGAAGAATCTATTGCTGCTACGTCTATTACAGCAACAACTAAAGCAGATGCAGTCCTAGTTGGCTTACAATACAGCCGCAGCTTCTAA